One genomic window of Halovivax cerinus includes the following:
- a CDS encoding ZIP family metal transporter gives MTETLVQAVSYTMLAVVAALVGGVIAIYRPPTAQMESNVQHFAAGVVFAAVAAELLPDVHTRAPSVVVVGFAIGVVTMLGVHRLGTYVEKRGIGGKIAGAASLLVTVAIDMVIDGVLIGVAFLTEPATGVLVAVALAIEVLFLGVTGVIALPEEMGTFRKLAVPGSFGVLLLVGVLVGVFALGGVSGTPIALVLAFGSAALLYLVTEELLVKAQKVPETPTSTTLFFVGFLLIFLLDMVH, from the coding sequence ATGACCGAAACACTTGTTCAGGCGGTTTCGTACACGATGCTGGCGGTCGTCGCCGCACTCGTCGGTGGCGTGATCGCTATCTATCGGCCGCCAACGGCGCAGATGGAGAGCAACGTCCAGCACTTTGCGGCCGGAGTCGTGTTCGCCGCCGTCGCCGCCGAACTCCTGCCTGATGTCCACACTCGTGCCCCGAGCGTGGTCGTCGTGGGGTTCGCGATCGGCGTCGTGACGATGCTCGGCGTCCACCGGCTCGGAACGTACGTCGAGAAGCGAGGCATCGGCGGGAAGATCGCGGGCGCGGCCAGCCTGCTCGTCACCGTCGCCATCGACATGGTGATCGACGGCGTGCTCATCGGGGTGGCGTTCCTGACGGAACCGGCCACAGGCGTCCTCGTCGCGGTCGCACTCGCCATCGAGGTCCTCTTCCTCGGCGTCACCGGCGTCATCGCGTTGCCCGAGGAGATGGGGACGTTCAGGAAGCTCGCCGTGCCGGGCAGTTTCGGCGTCTTGTTGCTCGTCGGCGTGCTCGTCGGCGTGTTCGCCCTCGGCGGCGTCTCGGGAACGCCGATCGCGCTCGTGCTCGCGTTCGGGTCTGCCGCACTCCTCTATCTGGTGACGGAGGAACTCCTCGTGAAGGCCCAGAAAGTGCCGGAGACGCCGACGTCGACGACGCTGTTTTTCGTCGGATTTCTCCTCATCTTCCTCCTCGACATGGTCCACTGA
- a CDS encoding DUF2267 domain-containing protein, with the protein MNFNEFTGEVQHRLELPGTGETVRAIRATLYPLGQRIPAENAADLAASLPMEIKWYLTGAVDEHGQRFDWAEFLDRASEIEGRDKATVAYHTRVIVDLVREQVPGSDFEQLRNQLPESENTGNWRKLFEVVDAGGWSDAQEAQTGGGPQPEQE; encoded by the coding sequence ATGAACTTCAACGAGTTCACTGGCGAGGTGCAGCACCGACTCGAACTCCCCGGTACTGGCGAGACCGTGCGCGCGATCCGGGCGACGCTGTACCCGCTCGGCCAGCGCATTCCCGCCGAGAACGCCGCGGACCTGGCCGCGTCGCTCCCGATGGAGATCAAGTGGTACCTGACCGGCGCCGTCGACGAACACGGCCAGCGCTTCGACTGGGCGGAGTTCCTCGACCGAGCGAGCGAGATCGAAGGACGGGACAAGGCGACCGTCGCCTATCACACGCGTGTGATCGTCGATCTGGTCCGCGAGCAGGTGCCCGGCTCGGACTTCGAACAGCTTCGAAACCAACTGCCCGAGAGCGAGAACACGGGGAACTGGCGAAAGTTGTTCGAAGTCGTCGACGCGGGCGGGTGGAGTGACGCCCAGGAGGCCCAGACCGGGGGCGGCCCCCAGCCGGAACAGGAGTGA
- a CDS encoding DUF7557 family protein: protein MTYTLEISDDLRERLDEHTEADETYEEFIAELVSIYETEGAFLQEGYSE from the coding sequence ATGACCTACACACTCGAAATCAGCGACGACCTCAGAGAACGGCTGGACGAGCACACCGAGGCGGACGAGACCTACGAGGAGTTCATCGCCGAGCTGGTGTCGATCTACGAGACGGAGGGCGCGTTCCTCCAGGAAGGCTACTCCGAGTGA
- a CDS encoding YbhB/YbcL family Raf kinase inhibitor-like protein produces MTDAYNHALSVADQRGELRLSSPAFDDGDPIPDAHAYDGANVNPPLEISGVPDDAASLVLVVDDPDAVGPAGKIWVHWLVWNADPSTDRVPRDWEPTDAAEGENDFGEVGYGGPKPPDGEHTYRFKLYALDADLELPAGATAGALGDSIADHVLAQTQTTGTYAP; encoded by the coding sequence GTGACCGACGCGTACAACCACGCGCTGTCGGTCGCCGACCAGCGGGGCGAGCTGCGGCTGTCGAGCCCCGCCTTCGACGATGGCGACCCGATACCGGACGCTCACGCGTACGACGGCGCGAACGTCAACCCACCGCTCGAGATCTCCGGCGTCCCCGACGACGCCGCGTCGCTCGTCCTCGTCGTCGACGACCCCGACGCCGTCGGGCCCGCCGGCAAGATCTGGGTCCACTGGCTCGTCTGGAACGCCGACCCGTCGACGGACCGCGTTCCGCGCGACTGGGAACCGACCGACGCCGCCGAGGGCGAGAACGACTTCGGCGAGGTGGGCTACGGCGGCCCGAAACCGCCAGACGGCGAACACACGTACCGGTTCAAGCTGTACGCCCTCGACGCGGACCTCGAACTGCCAGCGGGTGCAACGGCGGGCGCACTCGGTGACTCGATTGCGGACCACGTGCTCGCCCAGACGCAGACCACGGGGACGTACGCGCCGTAG
- a CDS encoding DUF7557 family protein, with protein MTRTIELDDDLVARIEGHLEADETIEEFLTELVAIYEQEGRFLQEGA; from the coding sequence ATGACCCGAACGATCGAACTCGACGACGACCTGGTCGCGCGCATCGAGGGCCACCTCGAGGCCGACGAGACGATCGAGGAGTTCCTCACCGAGCTGGTGGCGATCTACGAACAGGAGGGTAGGTTTCTCCAGGAGGGAGCGTGA
- a CDS encoding dienelactone hydrolase family protein — translation MDDSNPSPTGSDSLVTIDVGDVELEGDLRVPEGASGLVLFAHGSGSSRHSPRNNFVAERLRERGVGTLLFDLLTETEDRDPDARFDIDLLTDRLVGAAEWVRGQSDVGDLAVGYFGSSTGAAAALRAAARPETDAAAVVSRGGRVDLAESVLGDVTAPTLFVVGGNDHPVRQWNETASEHLGGDRSLEVVPGAGHLFEGEGQLETVADHAADWFADHLDRTELDRRDL, via the coding sequence ATGGACGACTCGAATCCGTCGCCGACCGGTTCAGACTCACTCGTCACCATCGACGTCGGCGATGTCGAACTCGAGGGAGATCTCCGCGTGCCCGAGGGGGCGAGTGGTCTCGTGCTGTTCGCCCACGGTAGCGGGAGCAGTCGGCACAGCCCGCGGAACAACTTCGTCGCCGAGCGCCTGCGTGAGCGCGGCGTCGGCACGCTCCTGTTCGACCTGCTGACGGAGACGGAGGATCGCGACCCCGACGCGCGGTTCGACATCGATCTCCTCACGGACCGGCTGGTCGGTGCGGCCGAATGGGTCCGCGGCCAGTCGGACGTCGGTGACCTCGCAGTCGGCTACTTCGGGTCGAGCACCGGCGCGGCGGCCGCCCTCCGCGCGGCGGCCCGTCCGGAGACCGACGCCGCCGCCGTCGTCTCGCGCGGCGGGCGCGTCGATCTGGCCGAGTCCGTCCTCGGGGACGTCACGGCGCCGACGCTGTTCGTCGTGGGCGGGAACGACCACCCCGTCCGCCAGTGGAACGAAACGGCCTCCGAGCACCTCGGGGGCGACCGGTCGCTCGAGGTCGTCCCCGGTGCGGGCCACCTATTCGAGGGGGAGGGGCAACTCGAAACGGTCGCGGATCACGCCGCCGACTGGTTCGCCGACCACCTCGATCGAACCGAACTCGATCGACGCGATCTCTGA
- a CDS encoding winged helix-turn-helix domain-containing protein gives MGSNTLDALGRAILEAIESGRAVDGSLESDLDADGPAVADRLAQLVDNGLIREDAETGRGGGTTGYEVTENGLRLLDSRPVAPRANRVDTPATVDRTIADFDLRPDEDAAVRNAFWFLRFWGDATSAEIVDAAYSEEPAGYETADRWWDDCVRDRLAALPDVQVVVEESIEWYDRWTYDGTPVVERDDRDGRSIADPVDEPRFASARHAVETTPLDEDDRAYARAAFAALARRGRASTDELRAAVAHGRGKRSDATDTSADRLAVLESVPGIDLEEGSDGEPVWVYDPTVS, from the coding sequence GTGGGCTCGAACACGCTGGACGCGCTAGGCAGGGCGATCCTGGAGGCGATTGAGAGCGGGCGAGCTGTCGACGGGTCGCTCGAATCCGATCTCGACGCCGACGGTCCGGCCGTCGCGGACAGGCTGGCGCAGCTGGTGGACAACGGACTGATACGCGAGGACGCCGAGACGGGACGCGGAGGCGGGACGACGGGTTACGAGGTGACTGAAAACGGCCTGCGGCTGCTCGATTCGAGGCCCGTCGCTCCGAGAGCCAACCGCGTGGACACGCCGGCGACCGTCGATCGAACGATCGCCGACTTCGACCTCCGGCCGGACGAGGACGCGGCGGTCCGGAACGCGTTCTGGTTCCTCCGGTTCTGGGGCGACGCGACGTCGGCCGAGATAGTCGACGCCGCCTACAGCGAGGAGCCCGCCGGCTACGAGACGGCCGATCGGTGGTGGGACGACTGCGTTCGCGACCGTCTCGCGGCACTCCCGGACGTCCAGGTGGTCGTCGAGGAGTCGATCGAGTGGTACGATCGGTGGACGTACGACGGAACCCCGGTCGTCGAGCGAGACGACCGAGATGGACGATCAATCGCTGACCCGGTGGACGAACCGCGGTTCGCGAGCGCTCGCCACGCCGTCGAAACGACGCCGCTCGACGAAGACGACCGTGCGTACGCGCGTGCGGCGTTCGCCGCCCTCGCCAGGCGCGGCCGGGCGTCGACGGACGAACTCCGCGCGGCGGTCGCGCACGGCCGCGGCAAACGTAGTGACGCGACCGACACGTCCGCGGACCGGCTGGCCGTCCTCGAATCCGTCCCCGGCATCGACCTGGAGGAGGGATCCGACGGCGAACCCGTCTGGGTCTACGATCCCACGGTGTCGTGA
- a CDS encoding HdeD family acid-resistance protein, producing the protein MSTITPRGAETIGTNWRPLAVTGGLVGILGVLAIALPFGTGIAIAYIVGAALLVAGLVHAGQAIAADGWTGSLWQVLLAVVTAVAGILILANPLLGLVSLTLLAIAYLLVDGIAELLASVRMESGTGRGWIAASGALSLVLAGFLWVGFPADALWLVGFAIGVSLVMTGVSMIAIAFSVRGMEGEFSAPSDTSRGV; encoded by the coding sequence ATGAGTACAATCACCCCACGCGGCGCGGAAACGATCGGAACGAACTGGCGCCCACTCGCCGTTACCGGGGGGCTCGTCGGGATACTGGGAGTTCTCGCCATCGCGTTGCCGTTCGGGACGGGAATCGCCATAGCCTATATCGTCGGCGCAGCCCTCCTCGTCGCCGGGCTCGTCCACGCTGGCCAGGCCATCGCGGCCGACGGGTGGACTGGATCGCTCTGGCAAGTCCTCCTCGCGGTGGTCACGGCGGTTGCGGGGATTCTCATCCTCGCCAATCCCCTCCTCGGGTTGGTGAGTCTCACCTTGCTGGCCATCGCGTACCTACTCGTCGACGGCATCGCGGAACTCCTGGCGAGTGTCCGGATGGAAAGCGGAACGGGACGTGGCTGGATCGCCGCCAGCGGCGCGCTTTCGCTGGTACTGGCCGGATTTCTCTGGGTCGGCTTCCCCGCCGATGCGCTCTGGCTCGTCGGCTTCGCGATCGGCGTGAGCCTCGTCATGACCGGCGTGTCGATGATCGCCATCGCGTTCAGCGTGCGCGGCATGGAGGGAGAGTTTTCGGCGCCCTCGGACACCTCTCGCGGCGTCTGA
- a CDS encoding thiolase family protein: MRDAYIVDAVRTPFGKRGGSFRDLHAQDLAAKPLEAIEERTDFSRSGYPEDVVYGCVTPIGEQGMNIGRLAPLVAGWGEEIPGVQLNRMCGSGQQAINFAAGQIRGGLADVLVAGGVEHMTRVPMGADSAADADTYAAETSVTETYFEHVDELTTQGEGAERIAEQWDCTRDELDGLAVDSQRRWGQADEAGHYDEQLIAVEVTVDGEERIVDRDEHPRPETDRETLEELPLAFREAGEGVVHAGNASGIVDGAAATLIASGEACERYGWDPLARVVDTQVVGVDPITMLTGPIPATNDILEQNDLSVDDVDRFEVNEAFASVVAAWLAETGADWQRTNVWGGAIAHGHPLGATGAALVGKLPYQLDDCDGRYGLSTMCIGFGQGIATLIERV, encoded by the coding sequence ATGCGCGACGCCTACATCGTCGACGCCGTTCGCACCCCCTTCGGCAAACGCGGCGGGTCGTTTCGGGACCTGCACGCCCAGGATCTCGCTGCGAAGCCGCTCGAAGCGATCGAAGAGCGGACCGACTTCTCACGAAGCGGGTACCCCGAGGACGTCGTCTACGGCTGCGTGACGCCGATCGGCGAGCAGGGGATGAACATTGGACGGCTTGCCCCTCTCGTTGCTGGCTGGGGCGAGGAGATCCCCGGCGTCCAGCTGAATCGGATGTGTGGCTCCGGCCAGCAGGCGATCAACTTCGCCGCGGGTCAGATCAGGGGCGGGCTGGCCGACGTGCTCGTCGCTGGCGGCGTCGAACACATGACTCGCGTGCCGATGGGTGCCGACTCTGCGGCCGACGCCGACACGTACGCCGCCGAGACGAGCGTGACTGAGACCTACTTCGAACACGTCGACGAACTCACGACACAGGGCGAGGGAGCCGAACGCATCGCCGAACAGTGGGACTGTACGCGCGACGAACTCGACGGACTCGCCGTGGACTCCCAGCGCCGATGGGGCCAGGCGGACGAGGCGGGCCACTACGACGAGCAGCTGATTGCAGTCGAGGTCACGGTCGACGGAGAGGAGCGCATCGTCGATCGCGACGAACACCCGCGCCCGGAGACCGACCGCGAGACGCTGGAGGAACTCCCTCTGGCCTTCCGCGAGGCGGGCGAGGGCGTCGTGCACGCCGGAAACGCCTCTGGTATCGTCGACGGGGCGGCAGCCACGCTGATCGCCTCCGGTGAGGCCTGCGAGCGCTACGGCTGGGACCCCCTCGCGCGCGTCGTCGACACCCAGGTCGTCGGCGTCGATCCGATCACGATGCTCACGGGCCCCATCCCGGCGACGAACGATATCCTCGAGCAGAACGACCTCTCGGTCGACGACGTCGACCGCTTCGAGGTCAACGAGGCCTTCGCCTCCGTCGTCGCCGCGTGGCTCGCCGAGACGGGCGCCGACTGGCAGCGGACGAACGTCTGGGGTGGTGCCATCGCCCACGGCCACCCGCTCGGCGCGACCGGGGCGGCGCTGGTCGGCAAGCTTCCCTACCAGCTCGACGACTGCGACGGCCGGTACGGACTCTCGACGATGTGCATCGGTTTTGGACAAGGAATCGCGACGCTGATAGAGCGGGTCTAG
- a CDS encoding DUF7344 domain-containing protein, with the protein MDWHRFETTLARQTMAGGESMSSEMFEAITTENARYAVYALAHRPDRTLSELADFVVGFGAMRSGTIATPADHENVRIRLHHVVMPKLDAAGYVAYDRDERTIDAAHRYGTVNETLGLNG; encoded by the coding sequence ATGGACTGGCACCGGTTCGAGACGACGCTGGCGAGACAAACCATGGCGGGGGGCGAGTCGATGTCGAGTGAGATGTTCGAAGCGATTACCACAGAAAACGCTCGCTACGCCGTGTACGCGCTCGCTCACCGGCCGGACCGGACCCTCTCGGAGCTCGCGGACTTCGTCGTCGGATTCGGCGCCATGCGCTCGGGCACGATCGCGACGCCGGCCGATCACGAGAACGTCCGCATTCGCCTCCATCACGTCGTGATGCCCAAGCTGGACGCGGCCGGGTACGTCGCCTACGATCGGGACGAGCGGACGATCGACGCGGCGCACCGATACGGAACGGTAAACGAGACGCTCGGGCTGAATGGGTGA
- a CDS encoding histidine kinase, whose translation MESLTDAVASVQARRQTLDVYAQSPSVATVLAEQFSTRNVSVRHRPMPARDEPGFVLVRDAAGEFRGAIGLDRLDALLSPDRHPPWELDAGVDTAAVFTFLDNTLFTSASRRQLLAVTREIEERAWRIATGHLVAGFQTGAALAAQSGVYDRLATETDLTVRVLVADEWDGDLSSAIDVLDGVTGEIGDFWVVCFDGEETRLNTSAIVAEERDSGRFRGFWTDDPDRVAEIATYLDATYVGETDDRQ comes from the coding sequence GTGGAATCTCTCACCGACGCCGTGGCCTCGGTCCAAGCGCGGCGGCAGACGCTAGACGTCTACGCCCAGTCGCCGTCGGTCGCGACAGTGTTGGCCGAGCAGTTTTCGACCCGGAACGTCAGTGTCAGACACCGGCCGATGCCGGCGAGGGACGAACCCGGATTCGTGCTCGTCCGCGACGCGGCCGGCGAGTTCCGCGGTGCGATCGGACTCGATCGACTGGACGCGCTCCTCTCACCGGACCGTCACCCGCCGTGGGAACTGGACGCCGGCGTCGACACCGCCGCAGTCTTCACATTCCTCGACAACACGCTCTTCACGTCGGCGAGTCGACGACAGCTCCTCGCGGTGACCCGTGAGATAGAGGAGCGGGCGTGGCGAATCGCCACCGGGCACCTCGTCGCCGGATTCCAGACCGGCGCCGCACTCGCGGCGCAATCGGGCGTCTACGACCGGCTGGCGACCGAGACCGATCTGACCGTACGGGTCCTCGTCGCGGACGAGTGGGACGGCGACCTGTCGTCGGCCATCGACGTCCTCGACGGAGTCACCGGCGAGATCGGCGATTTCTGGGTCGTCTGTTTCGACGGCGAAGAGACCCGCCTGAACACGTCCGCGATCGTCGCCGAGGAACGCGATTCCGGTCGGTTCCGCGGGTTCTGGACCGACGATCCCGACCGCGTCGCGGAGATCGCGACGTATCTCGACGCGACGTACGTCGGCGAGACGGACGACCGCCAGTGA